A part of Maniola hyperantus chromosome 14, iAphHyp1.2, whole genome shotgun sequence genomic DNA contains:
- the mRpL52 gene encoding large ribosomal subunit protein mL52: protein MSRFVKTLTFSSYTVVRRSFTCTAMTQMKQWRVSKGLSANRNAEGVLTDGPDYTFLDGRPTPLLQKQKQRMLKQQEFANQIVTLCSEVDFAKRRHQDMVQAKEQERQDIINNRLKPKGNSLLRKK, encoded by the exons ATGAGTAGATTTGTGAAAACTCTTACTTTCTCTAGTTATACTG TTGTAAGGCGCTCGTTCACCTGCACTGCAATGACACAAATGAAGCAATGGAGAGTCTCCAAAGGACTGTCGGCCAACCGCAATGCTGAGGGTGTATTAACTGATGGACCCGATTACACTTTCTTGGATGGACGACCTACTCCTTTACTT CAAAAGCAAAAACAGAGGATGCTTAAACAGCAAGAATTCGCAAATCAAATTGTCACATTATGTTCAGAGGTGGATTTCGCTAAAAGGAGACACCAAGATATGGTGCAAGCTAAGGAACAAGAGAGACAGgacatcatcaacaaccgattgAAACCTAAAGGGAATTCGTTGTTGCGGAAAAAGTAG